From the Halomonas meridiana genome, one window contains:
- a CDS encoding DNA-directed RNA polymerase subunit alpha yields the protein MQRSVTEFLRPRDIKVEEISAHHAKIVLEPFERGFGHTLGNALRRILLSSMPGAAVVEAEIAGVEHEYSALEGVQEDVIEILLNLKDVAIKMHSRDEAVLSLNKQGPAVVTAGDIALDHSVEIVNPDHVIAHVNEGAELKIQLKVALGRGYEPADARGSDEETRAIGRLQLDATFSPVRRVSYSVEAARVEQRTDLDKLIIDLETDGTLDPEEAIRRSATILQEQLAAFVDLEADKEQEVEEEEDHVDPILLRPVDDLELTVRSANCLKAENIYYIGDLIQRTEVELLKTPNLGKKSLNEIKDVLAARGLSLGMRLENWPPASLKDDKASA from the coding sequence ATGCAGCGTTCAGTGACAGAGTTTCTTCGTCCTCGCGACATCAAGGTCGAAGAAATCAGCGCACATCATGCCAAAATCGTCCTCGAACCGTTCGAGCGCGGATTTGGTCACACCCTGGGGAATGCACTTCGTCGCATTCTGCTTTCATCCATGCCCGGCGCAGCCGTGGTAGAGGCTGAAATTGCCGGTGTAGAGCACGAATACAGTGCGCTCGAAGGGGTGCAGGAAGATGTCATCGAAATCCTCCTGAACTTGAAAGATGTTGCGATCAAGATGCACAGCCGCGATGAGGCGGTGCTCTCGCTGAACAAGCAGGGCCCAGCCGTCGTCACCGCTGGCGACATTGCGCTTGATCATAGCGTCGAAATCGTCAACCCGGACCACGTCATTGCACACGTCAATGAAGGTGCCGAGCTGAAAATTCAGCTTAAGGTCGCGCTGGGTCGTGGTTACGAACCGGCTGACGCTCGTGGCTCTGATGAAGAGACCCGTGCTATTGGCCGCCTGCAGCTGGATGCCACCTTCAGCCCTGTTCGCCGCGTTTCCTACTCGGTCGAAGCCGCTCGTGTCGAGCAGCGTACCGACCTCGATAAGCTGATTATCGATCTGGAAACTGACGGTACCCTGGATCCGGAAGAGGCTATCCGTCGCAGTGCGACCATTCTGCAAGAGCAGCTGGCCGCCTTCGTCGACCTGGAAGCTGACAAAGAGCAGGAAGTCGAAGAGGAAGAGGATCACGTCGATCCGATCCTATTGCGCCCCGTAGACGATCTTGAGTTGACCGTACGCAGCGCGAACTGCCTAAAAGCCGAGAATATTTACTACATCGGTGATCTGATTCAGCGCACAGAAGTGGAGCTGTTGAAGACCCCGAACCTCGGTAAGAAGTCTTTGAATGAAATCAAAGACGTATTGGCAGCGCGTGGCTTGTCTCTCGGTATGCGGTTGGAAAATTGGCCACCCGCTAGCCTGAAGGACGACAAGGCCTCCGCGTGA
- a CDS encoding serine hydrolase, with amino-acid sequence MLLGSAAAQANPRYAGIVVDLENGEVLYAENADEPRYPASLTKMMTLYLTFEALENGTLSLDQPLPVSAQAAAMPATKLWLSAGSSIPVDTAIRALAVRSANDVAVVVAEVLGGSEQRFANLMTVKARELGMNATTFRNASGLPDDQQMTTARDMLTLSVRVMQDFPQYYHYFGLQEFTYRGTRHTSHNRLVRDYPGADGLKTGFIRASGFNVATTAVHDGRRMVAVVMGGFSSSSRDTHMADLLDRSFMRASLRDQRTWLASTRFSSEFMGFTGSAQPLRQPAPTRPMTQPMVASVSATSLSPTPPAARSTLAQTVEDQLVEAEAARGDAPASPDPLQAFIERERVLADASPGAQAASAGWGIQVGAFSQAAQAEQLARQAVQRLPNSVGGRVAIDPLQGATTVFRARVVSLNESQARQACQTLQAQGMDCMVVNASL; translated from the coding sequence ATGCTGCTCGGCAGTGCCGCTGCCCAGGCGAACCCTCGCTATGCAGGCATCGTGGTGGACCTGGAAAACGGTGAAGTACTGTATGCCGAGAATGCCGATGAACCTCGCTATCCAGCCTCGCTGACCAAGATGATGACGCTCTATCTCACATTCGAAGCGCTGGAAAACGGCACGTTGAGCCTCGATCAGCCGCTGCCCGTGTCTGCGCAGGCAGCGGCCATGCCGGCGACCAAGCTGTGGCTCTCGGCAGGAAGTTCTATTCCGGTAGATACGGCGATTCGCGCCCTGGCCGTCCGCTCGGCCAACGATGTTGCCGTCGTCGTCGCCGAAGTCTTGGGAGGGAGCGAGCAGCGCTTTGCCAATCTAATGACCGTGAAAGCCCGCGAGCTGGGCATGAACGCCACCACCTTTCGTAACGCTTCTGGTTTGCCCGATGACCAGCAGATGACGACCGCGCGCGACATGCTGACACTTTCGGTACGGGTGATGCAGGATTTTCCGCAGTACTACCACTATTTTGGACTGCAGGAGTTTACCTATCGCGGCACACGGCACACCAGCCATAATCGTCTCGTGCGCGACTACCCCGGTGCCGATGGGTTGAAAACCGGGTTTATCCGAGCCTCGGGATTCAACGTGGCGACGACCGCCGTGCACGATGGTCGACGCATGGTCGCCGTCGTCATGGGGGGATTTAGCTCCTCCTCCCGCGATACGCACATGGCCGATCTGTTGGATCGCAGCTTCATGCGGGCATCACTCAGGGATCAACGCACGTGGTTGGCCAGTACTCGTTTTTCCAGTGAGTTCATGGGTTTCACCGGATCCGCTCAGCCGTTGAGACAGCCAGCGCCGACGCGTCCCATGACGCAGCCGATGGTGGCCAGCGTCTCGGCGACGTCACTATCCCCCACGCCGCCCGCTGCGCGCAGCACGCTTGCACAAACGGTCGAGGACCAGCTCGTCGAAGCAGAGGCGGCCCGTGGGGATGCTCCTGCCTCTCCAGATCCGCTACAGGCATTCATCGAGCGAGAGCGGGTCTTGGCTGACGCCTCGCCGGGCGCGCAAGCAGCCTCGGCGGGATGGGGCATTCAGGTGGGCGCGTTCAGCCAAGCCGCGCAGGCAGAGCAGCTGGCCCGCCAGGCCGTGCAGCGCCTGCCGAACAGCGTGGGGGGGCGTGTCGCCATTGACCCGCTTCAGGGGGCAACCACGGTATTTCGAGCACGTGTCGTTTCGTTGAACGAGTCCCAGGCACGACAAGCGTGTCAAACGCTCCAGGCGCAGGGGATGGACTGCATGGTGGTCAACGCGAGTCTTTGA
- the thiM gene encoding hydroxyethylthiazole kinase, with amino-acid sequence MTYPPLGDMLAALRETTPLVHCMTNYVAMNSTANLLLATGASPAMLHAPEEVAEFTALAGALSINIGTLSTPWAESMQLAARTANASQTPWVLDPVAVGATAFRQQVCQALLPHRPSVIRANASEVMALTGLASQGRGVDATASTDDAAQAAISLAQRQHCIVAMTGETDFLTDGTHHFRLTGGHPMMPRVTTLGCGLSALVAGFVAANREHPLTATLAALACFSIAGHRAGQRADGPGSFQVALLDALYQLTPDDLSSLSQVEALHAV; translated from the coding sequence ATGACCTACCCCCCGCTTGGCGATATGCTCGCCGCTCTGCGCGAAACCACGCCGCTCGTCCACTGCATGACCAATTACGTGGCCATGAACAGCACGGCCAACCTGCTGCTGGCCACGGGGGCATCGCCCGCGATGCTGCACGCCCCCGAAGAGGTCGCCGAATTTACCGCGCTGGCAGGTGCGCTTTCTATCAATATCGGCACGCTCTCTACGCCCTGGGCCGAATCGATGCAGCTGGCGGCTCGCACGGCCAACGCAAGCCAAACGCCGTGGGTGCTAGACCCGGTGGCGGTCGGGGCAACCGCCTTTCGCCAGCAGGTGTGCCAGGCGCTGCTGCCCCACCGGCCCAGCGTCATTCGCGCCAATGCCTCTGAAGTGATGGCGCTCACCGGCTTGGCAAGCCAAGGACGCGGAGTCGATGCAACGGCATCCACCGATGACGCCGCTCAAGCAGCCATATCGCTCGCGCAACGGCAGCACTGCATCGTCGCCATGACCGGCGAGACCGACTTTTTGACCGACGGTACCCACCATTTCCGGCTGACCGGGGGCCACCCGATGATGCCCCGCGTCACGACGCTGGGCTGTGGATTGAGTGCGCTGGTGGCCGGGTTCGTCGCCGCTAACCGCGAGCACCCGCTGACGGCAACGCTGGCCGCCCTGGCGTGCTTTAGCATCGCCGGGCATCGTGCTGGCCAACGGGCCGATGGGCCGGGCAGCTTTCAGGTTGCCCTCTTGGATGCTCTGTACCAGCTCACCCCGGATGATCTCTCGTCGCTCAGCCAGGTGGAGGCGCTCCATGCAGTGTGA
- the thiE gene encoding thiamine phosphate synthase, translating to MQCDLSLYLVTDATLCADTGLEATVEAAVKGGVTVVQLRDKHASDAAMVAQAKRLKALLAGTSVPLIINDRLAVAIASGADGLHVGQSDTAVQEAREVLGPHAILGLSINTVAQLRNAPIALLDYVGLGPIFATASKQDHAQPIGFDGLAELVCACPLPNVAIGGLKAQHAAQVRAAGANGLAVISAICGQPDPYQAALAFRAP from the coding sequence ATGCAGTGTGATCTCTCGCTCTATCTAGTCACCGATGCCACCCTGTGCGCGGACACTGGCCTTGAGGCGACGGTGGAGGCCGCCGTCAAAGGCGGTGTCACCGTGGTACAGCTGCGCGACAAACACGCCAGTGATGCGGCGATGGTCGCCCAAGCCAAGCGGCTCAAAGCGCTGCTGGCGGGCACCAGCGTGCCGCTGATCATCAACGACCGGCTAGCCGTGGCCATCGCCAGCGGCGCCGATGGCCTGCACGTCGGGCAAAGCGATACCGCCGTACAAGAGGCGCGTGAGGTGCTGGGACCGCATGCCATTTTGGGGCTGTCGATCAACACCGTCGCGCAGCTTCGTAACGCGCCCATCGCGCTGTTGGACTATGTCGGGCTAGGCCCCATTTTCGCCACCGCCAGCAAGCAGGATCACGCTCAGCCGATAGGCTTCGATGGTTTGGCCGAACTCGTCTGCGCCTGCCCGCTGCCCAACGTGGCGATCGGCGGCTTGAAGGCGCAGCACGCCGCCCAAGTCAGGGCCGCCGGTGCCAACGGTTTAGCGGTGATTTCCGCCATCTGCGGCCAGCCTGACCCTTATCAGGCGGCGCTGGCGTTTCGCGCCCCATGA
- the rplQ gene encoding 50S ribosomal protein L17, translated as MRHRKSGRHLNRTSSHRQAMFKNMSVSLVEHEVIKTTLPKAKELRRVIEPLITLAKQDSVANRRLAFARTRSKEAVGKLFNELGPRYAERPGGYIRILKCGYRTGDNAPMAYVELVDRPVAEEEAVAE; from the coding sequence ATGCGTCATCGTAAGAGTGGTCGTCATCTGAATCGTACCAGCTCGCACCGTCAGGCCATGTTCAAGAACATGTCTGTCTCGCTGGTCGAACATGAAGTCATCAAGACAACCCTGCCTAAGGCCAAGGAACTGCGTCGCGTCATCGAGCCGCTGATCACCCTGGCCAAGCAGGACAGCGTTGCAAACCGCCGTTTGGCGTTTGCCCGCACGCGCTCCAAAGAAGCCGTCGGCAAACTGTTCAACGAGCTGGGTCCGCGTTACGCAGAGCGTCCGGGTGGTTACATCCGTATTCTCAAGTGCGGTTACCGCACAGGCGACAACGCGCCCATGGCATACGTTGAGCTCGTAGACCGTCCGGTTGCCGAAGAAGAAGCCGTCGCTGAGTAA
- the gloA gene encoding lactoylglutathione lyase — protein MSYQGEQHPGVAPVAPQTQGFRLNHTMLRVKDPERALAFYSKVFGMQVLRRLDFEEMQFSLYFLANVEAGDSVPEETQARTAWTFSQKGLLELTHNWGTENEQDFAYHDGNAEPQGFGHICFSVPDLEAAQAWFDEHDVTFVKRADQGKMKDVIFVKDADGYWIEVIQADRMAAMGD, from the coding sequence ATGTCGTATCAAGGTGAACAGCATCCAGGTGTTGCCCCAGTCGCCCCGCAAACACAGGGTTTTCGCTTAAACCACACCATGCTGCGGGTCAAAGACCCCGAGCGCGCGCTGGCGTTCTACTCCAAGGTGTTTGGAATGCAGGTACTGCGGCGCTTGGACTTCGAGGAGATGCAGTTCTCGCTCTACTTCCTGGCTAACGTAGAGGCCGGTGATAGCGTGCCGGAAGAGACCCAAGCGCGCACCGCGTGGACCTTTAGCCAGAAAGGTCTATTGGAGCTGACCCACAACTGGGGTACCGAAAACGAGCAGGACTTTGCCTACCATGACGGCAATGCAGAGCCGCAGGGCTTCGGGCATATCTGTTTTAGCGTACCGGATTTGGAAGCCGCGCAGGCGTGGTTCGATGAGCATGACGTGACCTTCGTCAAGCGCGCCGACCAGGGCAAGATGAAGGACGTGATCTTCGTCAAGGACGCCGACGGCTACTGGATCGAAGTGATTCAAGCAGACCGTATGGCCGCCATGGGCGATTGA
- a CDS encoding LysR family transcriptional regulator, with amino-acid sequence MSQLDQLTAFVKVAELGSYTRAAEALDLSRTRVSRQVMALEETLGARLIQRTTRRLHLTDAGERYLARAQAILLALDEAAADVGSGTSTVSGRLRINGPMSFGTRYLAPQVAHFMQAHPALDVRLDLNDRRVDLLEEGYDVAIRIGSLPDSSLIAKRLTRCQLVLCASPGYLAQHGTPQRIEDLTQHHCLRYRSGQNSGDWRFNQQHVSVTGPLESNNGDMLTYAAEAGLGIAQQPSFLIHESIQRGHLVPLLLDLPPTYLDIHAIYPARRFLPAKVTRFIDQLADAWGDPPVWEQGLGLSRISQQ; translated from the coding sequence ATGAGCCAGCTCGATCAGCTCACCGCCTTCGTCAAAGTGGCCGAGCTCGGCAGCTACACCCGTGCCGCCGAGGCCTTGGACCTCTCACGCACACGCGTCTCGCGGCAGGTCATGGCGCTGGAGGAGACGCTGGGCGCTCGCTTGATTCAGCGAACGACTCGGCGGCTGCATCTCACCGATGCCGGAGAGCGCTATCTGGCTCGCGCTCAAGCCATTCTGCTGGCCTTGGACGAGGCCGCTGCCGATGTCGGTAGCGGCACCAGCACCGTCAGTGGACGCCTGCGCATCAATGGTCCGATGAGTTTTGGTACCCGCTACCTTGCCCCACAGGTAGCGCACTTCATGCAGGCACACCCGGCGTTAGACGTACGCTTGGACCTGAACGACCGTCGCGTGGATTTGCTGGAAGAGGGCTACGATGTCGCGATTCGCATCGGCAGCCTGCCGGATTCCAGCCTGATCGCCAAGCGTCTGACCCGCTGCCAGCTGGTGCTGTGCGCGTCCCCCGGCTACTTGGCACAGCATGGCACCCCTCAGCGCATCGAGGATCTGACCCAGCACCACTGCCTGCGCTATCGCAGCGGGCAGAACAGCGGCGACTGGCGCTTCAATCAGCAGCACGTCAGCGTCACGGGGCCACTAGAGAGCAATAATGGCGACATGCTGACGTATGCCGCCGAAGCGGGGTTAGGCATTGCCCAGCAGCCCAGCTTTCTGATTCATGAGAGCATCCAACGGGGGCACTTGGTGCCGCTTCTGTTAGACCTTCCGCCGACCTACCTAGACATACACGCCATCTACCCCGCGCGGCGCTTTCTGCCCGCCAAGGTGACGCGCTTCATCGACCAGTTGGCCGATGCCTGGGGAGACCCACCGGTATGGGAACAGGGACTAGGATTGTCGCGCATTTCGCAACAGTGA
- a CDS encoding DUF2237 family protein, whose protein sequence is MSRDRNVLGEPLTPCCHAPKTGFYRDGFCRVGPDDVGIHSVCAMVTEEFLAFSKAQGNDLVTPRPAFGFPGLKPGDRWCLCAHRWAEAAQVGLAPPVILSGTNERTLEIIPLTKLQQHALDAVH, encoded by the coding sequence ATGTCCCGTGATCGAAACGTACTGGGTGAGCCACTCACGCCCTGCTGCCATGCCCCAAAAACCGGCTTCTACCGCGACGGCTTTTGTCGCGTCGGGCCTGACGATGTCGGCATCCATTCGGTGTGCGCCATGGTGACCGAGGAGTTTCTGGCTTTCTCCAAGGCTCAAGGTAACGATCTGGTAACCCCGCGCCCGGCCTTCGGCTTTCCCGGCTTGAAGCCCGGCGACCGCTGGTGCCTGTGCGCCCACCGCTGGGCCGAAGCAGCCCAAGTGGGGCTTGCACCACCGGTGATTCTCTCGGGCACGAACGAGCGCACGCTGGAGATCATCCCTCTGACCAAACTTCAGCAACACGCGCTGGATGCCGTGCACTGA
- a CDS encoding DMT family transporter, with the protein MTPSLKGILCMCLGVLFLALGDAVSKWLGAVHSPLQIIFFRTLVSLPLIALLAHFSGGLRKLRTRRPGVHLLRGVIYTATMVCFVWGLTLLPLAEATAIAFVAPLFVTLLSLPLLGERIDPPVLVASLLGFVGVLIVVRPGGDAFQLGAMIVLAAAVFYALMMVTARRYGANEHLWAMVFYMTMVPLAVTAVSLPWVWQTPQPWHWLGFLVSGVLGVGATAFITLAFRYAPAAIAAPFDYTAMLWAVLLGWWFWGELPDLWVWVGSALIMLSGLAIAYHDRRTTLKRRPTA; encoded by the coding sequence ATGACACCCTCGCTAAAAGGCATTTTATGCATGTGTTTAGGCGTGCTGTTTTTGGCCCTGGGTGATGCAGTGTCCAAATGGTTGGGCGCCGTGCACTCCCCGCTACAGATCATCTTTTTCCGCACCTTGGTATCGCTGCCGTTGATTGCTCTACTGGCTCATTTTAGTGGCGGATTGCGCAAGCTGCGTACCCGGCGTCCAGGCGTGCATCTGCTGCGGGGGGTGATTTACACCGCCACGATGGTCTGTTTCGTATGGGGCCTGACCCTGCTGCCGTTGGCCGAGGCCACGGCGATTGCCTTCGTAGCGCCGCTGTTCGTGACGCTACTCTCCTTACCGCTGCTGGGTGAGCGTATCGACCCGCCGGTGCTGGTGGCGTCGCTTTTAGGCTTTGTGGGGGTGCTGATCGTCGTGCGTCCCGGCGGCGATGCGTTTCAACTGGGCGCGATGATCGTTCTCGCAGCGGCGGTGTTCTATGCTCTGATGATGGTGACGGCGCGACGTTATGGTGCCAACGAGCATCTGTGGGCGATGGTGTTCTATATGACCATGGTGCCGCTGGCAGTCACCGCGGTGAGCCTGCCGTGGGTATGGCAAACGCCACAGCCATGGCATTGGCTCGGATTTTTGGTATCGGGCGTGTTGGGAGTGGGGGCGACGGCGTTTATTACCTTGGCTTTTCGCTATGCGCCTGCCGCCATTGCCGCGCCCTTTGATTACACCGCCATGCTGTGGGCGGTGCTGTTGGGCTGGTGGTTCTGGGGAGAATTGCCGGACCTTTGGGTCTGGGTAGGCAGTGCGCTGATTATGCTAAGTGGTTTGGCCATTGCTTATCATGACCGACGCACCACCTTGAAACGCCGCCCCACGGCGTAG
- a CDS encoding class III extradiol ring-cleavage dioxygenase, producing MLPSLFISHGSPMLALIPTPAHHFLRALGRHLRPKAVLVVSAHWETDHLQVSRSAAPATLHDFGGFPDALFAVQYPAPGDPALASRLAEQLGATEVERGLDHGAWVPLSLMYPDADVPVVSLSLPSRWGAEALLTLGEQLAPLRQEGILVIGSGSLTHNLYELQPQGSQVPTWVDRFAEWVHARLREDDRDALVHWQNAPDAQRNHPTPEHFQPLLVAMGAGGRATQRHHSVEHGVLAMDAYQFA from the coding sequence ATGTTACCGAGTCTCTTCATCTCCCACGGCTCTCCCATGCTGGCCCTCATCCCCACCCCTGCCCATCACTTCTTACGGGCACTGGGCCGCCACCTTCGCCCCAAAGCCGTTTTGGTGGTCTCTGCACATTGGGAGACGGACCACCTACAGGTCAGCCGCAGCGCCGCGCCTGCGACCCTCCATGATTTTGGCGGTTTTCCCGACGCGCTGTTTGCCGTGCAGTACCCAGCGCCCGGTGACCCCGCCTTGGCAAGCCGACTGGCCGAGCAACTAGGGGCCACAGAGGTGGAGCGCGGTCTGGATCATGGGGCCTGGGTGCCGCTGTCACTGATGTATCCTGACGCCGACGTACCAGTGGTATCGCTCTCACTACCCAGCCGCTGGGGAGCTGAGGCGTTGCTAACGTTAGGTGAACAGCTAGCGCCGCTGCGCCAAGAAGGGATACTGGTGATCGGTTCGGGCAGCTTGACCCATAACCTCTACGAGCTACAGCCTCAAGGTAGCCAGGTGCCGACCTGGGTCGACCGTTTCGCCGAGTGGGTGCATGCACGGCTGCGAGAGGATGATCGCGACGCGCTCGTCCACTGGCAAAACGCGCCCGATGCCCAGCGCAATCACCCCACACCGGAGCACTTTCAGCCGCTGTTGGTGGCGATGGGGGCGGGCGGCCGCGCAACACAACGACACCATAGCGTCGAGCACGGCGTGCTAGCGATGGATGCCTATCAGTTTGCCTAA
- a CDS encoding DoxX family protein, with the protein MTTLTTPAATLHATALLRISLGVMALAHGLMKVFVFTLPGTVGYFESLGLPGFMAYLTIAAEVGGGLALVLGLYTRWVSLALVPVLLGAAWVHLGNGWVFSNPGGGWEFPVFWAVALLVQAGLGSGSLVISRRLA; encoded by the coding sequence ATGACAACCTTAACGACCCCTGCTGCAACCCTCCATGCCACCGCCTTACTGCGCATTAGCCTGGGCGTGATGGCCCTGGCCCACGGCTTAATGAAAGTGTTCGTGTTTACGCTTCCTGGCACGGTGGGCTACTTCGAATCGCTCGGCCTGCCCGGTTTCATGGCTTACTTGACCATTGCGGCCGAAGTCGGCGGCGGCCTGGCTTTGGTACTGGGCTTATACACCCGCTGGGTGAGCCTTGCGCTAGTGCCGGTGCTGCTCGGCGCCGCCTGGGTACACCTGGGTAACGGCTGGGTATTCTCCAACCCCGGCGGCGGCTGGGAGTTCCCAGTGTTCTGGGCCGTGGCTCTCCTGGTACAGGCAGGCCTAGGCAGCGGTAGCCTCGTCATCAGCCGCCGACTGGCATGA